Within the Natrialba magadii ATCC 43099 genome, the region ATCTGGGAGAGCGAAATCGCTTGGCAGATCGTCCGAGACGTCGCGATGGCGGTCGGAAAGTTCGTTGCTGGACTGGTCGAACTCGACGGGGCGGACTACGCCGATATCGGCGAAGTCGCAGACGACGCGGCCGCGATGGATCTGGTCTCTGTCGACCAGCGGGCAATGGATGCGGTGAGCGTCTCCCAGACGGCGATGGACGCGGTGAGCGTCTCCACCGTCGCGATGGAGGCAGTCGCCGCCAGCGCCCTCGCGATGGACGCGGTGATCGCTTCAGACGATATCGCGTTACCGACGATTGTCGAAGAGGAGATCGCGATGGACGCGGTAAGTACGTCCGAGACGGCCATGGACGCGGTAAGTACGTCCGAGACGGCCATGGACGCGGTAAGTACGTCCGAAACAGCGATGGATGCGGTTGGGGGCTCCCAGACGGCGATGGACGCGGTTGCGGCGTCCATCATCGCAAGAACCGCTGCGATTTCCAGTGCGTACACGTACGACACGATCTGGTCGACAGACCTCGCGAGCGGCACCATCTGGGACACGGGCGACTTCGCGAACGACCCGACGAACAGCGGTTGGTGGAGCCAGTCGTTCGATCTCTCGAACAGCAGCACCTTCAGCGTCTACACGAGGGCGGACAACGGATCGCCTGATCTGAAAATTAAGATCGGTGGATCGGAGGTATTCGGCACAGACAGCGACCACTCCTCTTGGACTGAGCGGAGCTTTGACGTCTCCTCGTACAGCGGTGAGACGACGATCGAGCTCGGGCTCGAAGGCTACGACAACAGTCCGGATGACTATATCTCGGACCGGTACAACGGTCGTTCAGGCGGCGAATCTCTTTACATCCGAATGGAAACGTTCGGCAGCGTTGGTAGTTCGTCTGAATATGCCGAGTTCAGCGACATGAAACTCGAATAACCGATGGAACTCATTTTCACACCGGAGGATTCCGGCACGAAGCGGGCGAGTGGCTACGCGACCGTTCCATACTCCAGCGATGCGGAGGACGAGACGGTCGTTGAAACAACTAAAAGCGAGCTTGCGGCAATCTTCGAGGCGGCGAAGTCTGACGGTAAGACGCTCTCTAGCGTGGATGAGGGGATCGGGGCAGCAGTTGAGGATCCGCTCCCCTACCGCGACTTTCTAATTCTCAAGAACGGCGAGATCGTCTTCGACGAGGGATATACTCGTAGCAACGAATAAATGGCCAGATAGGTCACCAGTGTGACCGGCGTGGTGTATGTCCAAAGAGAGACATGCCCACGAAGACGCACTGAACGAGACCGAATTCCAGAAACTCCTGGACGGCGCGCACCTTCTGACGCCGCCCGCGAACCTCGAAGCCACGTTCGTCATCACGATGAGCGGGAAGCTCGGGATGCGGATCGGGGAGATCGCCCACATGAAGCGGACCTGGGTCAAGCCCGACCAAGGCCTGATTGAAGTTCCGAGCCACGAGCCCTGCGAGAAGGGGCGCGACGGCGGCCTCTGCGGCTACTGCCGGCGCCAGGCCAACCGGACCTACCAGAACGATCCCGAGAACCGCGATCTCGACGAGCTCCTGAAGTCGTACTGGGAGCCGAAGACAGAGGCGGCCGAGCGGGCCGTCCCCTACGAGTTCGATGAGGACGTCGAGGACGTCGTCAGCTCGTTCTTCGAGTACTACTACGAGGTTCCGTTGAGCGTCAACACCTGCCGCCGCCGCGTGAAGGATGCAGCTGAGGCCTCGGACCTCAACCGCCGAGTCTACCCACACGCGCTCCGTGCAACGGCTGCGTCGACGCACGCGTACGAGGGCCTCAACATCGCGTCGATGAAGGCGATGATGGGCTGGGCGAAGCTGTCCACAGCTGAGAAGTACATCCGGATTTCCGGTGGCCGAACGAAGCGAGCTCTACTCGAGATCTACGGCTGATCGCGCCACTTCATCCTTCGTTTTGGTTGCGTGAGTAACTCTCGTCGAAGACGATCTCGCCGTCCCTAAGGATGAGGTAATCGCGGTACGAGAGGGGATCATCGACAGCAGTGTCGATCGATTCGTCAGCACCTTTGAGTGTGGCTCCGTTGTCCTGAGCCTCCTGAAATACGCTTGCGAGCACGTCTTCTGTGATTTCGGCGACCGTTTCCTCTTCGCTGTCACTGGAGTATGGAACGGTCGCGTAGCCACTCGCCCGGTTCGTGCCGGAGTCATCCGGTGTGAAGATCAGTTGCATTGGTTCAGATCAGGTTTATATTGCTGAAGTAGGTCATCCAGTCGCCGCCAGTCCACGAATCAGTATCCGTGAAGAACAGTACGTCGTGGGTACCACTGTACTCCGAAACATCTACGCTCCGATTCGTCCAGCTGCTATTCCCGCTATTCGAGAATAGGGTGGATCCGTCAACCTCGACTCCGTGATCAATACGAGAGTCAGGGACGGAGTCGGCTCGCATCTCGAACTCGAGCGTGGTCGCGTTGCTCAGATCCAACTCCAATGTGAGACCACGACGGTAGGGATCGTCGGAATCAACAACCTCGATTTCGAGGGCCGACGTAGCGTTTCCAGGGAGACTGATGTCGCTTCCGTCTTCGATTCGGAGGTGTGTCCCAGACGATCCTGAACGGCTGTCGTCGTAGGTGTGCGGGAGCGTCGGTGAACCTCCCTCTTCGAGGATAGTCCTTGCGCCCGGAGACGCCGCCCAAAGAGAGGAAACAGCGTAGTCAGAGTCGAAGACGGCACTTCGCGGCATGATGGACGCCGCAACCGCGTCCATCGCCGTCTGGGAGCCCGCAACCGAATCCATCGCCGTCTGGTCAGACGCGACGGCATCGATATCGGCGTAATTCGAGCCCTCCAGGCCCGCTCTGGCGGCTACAAACTTCCCGACCGCCATCGAGACGGCAGCAACGGTGTCCCAGGCAAGCTGCGAATCCCAGATCGCATCCATCGCGAGGGTGGAGGCACTTACCGCGTCCATGGCCGTCTCGGACGTACTTACCGCGTCCATCGCGGTGTCGGACGTACTTACCGCGTCCATGGCCGTCTCGGACGTACTTACCGCGTCCATCGCGGTCTGAGAGGAGGCGACATCGTCGATATCGGCGTAGTCATAGCCGCTGAGGCCCGCTCGGCCCACAGCGAACTTCCCGACGGCCATCGAGAGGTCGCGGATCATCCCCCACGCAACGTCGCTCTCCCAGAGCGAATCGAGCGCGAGATCGGAGAGACTGACCTCGTTCATGGCCGTCTCAGTTTCGACGATTGTCGGTAGCGCGATGTCCTCCGAGGCGATCGCGGCATCCATCGCGATAGTGGAGGCGGCGACTGCCTCCATCGCGACGGCGGACGCGCTCACCGCGTCCATTGCCGTCTGGGAGTCGCTCACCGCGTCCATTGCCGTCTGGGAGTCGCTCACCGCGTCCATTGCCGTCTGGGAGTCGCTCACCGCGTCCATTGCCGTCTGGGAGTCGCTCACCGCGTCCATTGCCGTCTGGGAGTCGCTCACCGCGTCCATTGCGGTCTGCGACGTGCTCACCGCGTCCATCGCGATCTGGCTCTCGACGACAGCGGGGAGCGCGATATCGTCCGAATCGATCACGGCCTCCATCGCGACGATGGACTCGCTGATCGGATCCATCACGAACTAACCCAGAAACCCACAACCAGTACGATGAGTTACAACTCCATCGACGTACAGACCGCAGTTGCACAGACCGGAACCGCGCTCGACGAGATCTCGCGGTCCGAACCGCTGACGATCGCGGCGCCGCTGTTCATCATCCTGGCGACGTACGTCCTCTTTTACGAGGGTCTGCTCTGGTCCATCGGCACCGACGGCTGGCGCGGGATTCGCTCGCAGCTTCCGCTGTTGGACAAGCTGGCCGAGTCGGCTGGAGCGTACACTCACTACGAAATCGATCCGGAGCGGGAGACGGTCGGCGTCCTCGAGCTCGACGTCGACGAGGCGATCGACGTCTTCCAGGAGGACCACGGCTACCTGGATGGACCGGTGGCCGCGCACAAGGGCCTCCCGGACGGTCGCCAGGAGGCAGCGTCGCTGGTCAAGTACGGCTTCGAGAAATACGACATCTGGTTCGACGCAGAAGTGATCGAGGGGATGCCGCCGGGGATCCGGTTCCTCGTCATCTTGCTGATCCCGAGACAGCGTCACGCGACGCTGTTCCCGGGTGAGGAGCCAGGCGAGACGCTGGTCACCGCCCACCAGGAGTACTCCGCTCACAGCGTGTTCTTCGCGTACTGGCACTTGATCGCGAAGGGGATGGACATCGACCGCGGCGTCCGCGAGGTCACGGACGAGCTGAAGGAACACGACCGATTCGAGGCGACCTCGAGGGCAAAGGATCTGTGGCTTGAGTGGTTGAAGGCTCCGCAGTGAGAAGACGACTTACTCGGGTAACTGGTCGGGGTTCACCCACCAGACGCGTGCGTTCGCACCGACTTTCTTCGTCTCGAGGCCGGGGTATTCGTCGTCGAAAAGCCCGTGCAGGCGGTTGTGTGCAGTGGTTTCAGAGCATCCGACGCCGTCGGCCACCTCGCCGACGGTCAACGGTTCGGGGTGCGCCTCGACGAGCGCGTCAATGACGTCCTCGTCTCGATACTTCGGCTGGAATAGTCCGTCCTCGGCCTGTTCGACGTCGCCGCGGACATCGCCTCCGGTCATGGTCTCTGTTTTCCTCTCCAGTACTATAACGGTACTCCTACGTAGTTCACCGTCGCGGCTTCGACTCGTGGACGGGAGTCTCGCGATCGGGGCGGCGAGTAGTGAGCACCTCGAGCTCGCCGCCGTCCTTCTTCTCGCGGACGAGTAGCGGTTCCTCGGTCAGCGTTTCGACGTGCACCATCTTCGCGTCGATGCGAACGCTGACGTCGTCACCAGCGACCAGGTCGACGCCGGTACAGTTCTCGGTGACGGTTCGTTTACGATCGCCGTTCTGGTGAGCAGTGACAACGCCGGTGTCGGTGTTGTAGTGAATCTCGGTTGCTTTCATCATATCTTCGTCACGACCCCATCGGGAATAGGTGTTCCGCCGCTGCTACGGACGCAGTGGTCGTCTTCGGTGATCTCGTAGCGGCCGGAGTAGGTGTACGCCGACCCGTCGCGATGCAGGACGGTCATCGTCTCGCCGGTGGTCTCTCCGGTCGCCCGGACGATCTCCTCGAACGGCCGCGCGGGTTCGGCGCAGTAGATGGACTCCATCAGTCGGGCCATGTACCAGCTGTCCGCGCGGTCGTCGACGTCCGGAGCCGACAGCCAGGTGCCGTTGTGGGCGAGCATCGCGACCGGTTCGCCGTCTCGGTCACGAACCTCGAACGGGTGGGCGTTCCGCAGCGAGATCTCGCCGCGGGTGGCGAAGCGGGTGTGCCCGAGAGCGACGTCGGCCTCGGGGAGCGCGTCGACAGCGTCGATGGGCATCGCGCCCACGCCGCGTTCGCGGTGAAGCTCGCCGTCGACGGCAACCGCGACGCCCCAGGAGTGGCCGCCCGACCGTTGCTCGTTCTGCTGGCAGGCCGCGACCGCCCGCTCGGGGGCGTCGTCGCCGCGGTAGATGCTCATCCAGCACATCGTCTTAGGCCTCCTCCTCGGCGGTGTCGGCGGTGCTGGTGTGGTCGCGCGGGCCGTTCGTCCAGCGGAACTCGCCCTGCTCGGCGTCGATGTTCCAGAGCGCGTCGACGTTGTTCGCGGGCGAGTACTCGTCGCGCCCGGCTCGAACCAGGTTGTACGCCCGGCAGCGCCAGGTGTTCGGCGTCTGTGGGTACGCTACCTGGATGGCGCGGAGGACGTCCCACGCGCTCTCGAACTCGCGCTGGTCGACGCCCGGGATCCCGCGTCCCTCCTGGAAGGTGATGCCGCCCTCGATGGGCTCCTGCATCGCGGTCATCAGGCCGACGTCGGTCGCGCGCTGGTAGATTTTCTCGTAGACGCGCTCGAGGGTGCGGCGGTGGTTCTCCAGCTTGGGGCTCCAGCCAGCCTCGATCGCGCGGCCGGTGACGCGCCGGAGCGTAAGCAGGCCGTTGAGGGCCATCGCCGGGTGGGCGTCGTTCGCGCGCAGTTCGATGGTGAGCGGTTTCCCGCTCGCCTGCGCGGGGTTGAACGTGACGCTGCTGTACTCGCGCCGGTAGCTCCGGGGGTTCGCGACGCGGTCGCGGACGCTGTCCTGGCTGAGTCGCGTCGTCTGGCCGTCCGCCCAGTGCTCGACGTTGAGCTCGCTGCGGCGGTAGGTCGTCCCCTCGCGGAAGCCGTTCTCCCAGTCGTGGCAGAAGTACGGCGCGAGGAACGGGAAGATCTCGGCTACGGTGTTGTAGCTGATCGTCCACGCGGTGATCTCGTCGTCAAAGACGTCCCCGGCCACGCAGAGGTGAACGTGCGAGCCCGCGCCAGCGCCGTTGTTGGCTCCGTGCCAGTCCCAGGTGATGTCCTCGTCGCGCGTGTCCTTGTAGAACCGGTTGAGGATCGTCTTGCAGTTCTTGTACGCGCCGATCGAGGTCTCGCGGGGGCCGCTCGCGTCGTTGTGCCAGCCGTCGAGGCTGCCGCGGTTGTTGTTCATCGTGTAGCTCCGGACGTCGCTGGGGAGCGGGCCGGGGAACTGCTCGATCTCCATTCCGTGCGTAAACGGGCTTCTTCCGTCTGTTTTCATCGTTTTAGGCCTCCTGCAGGTGTCTCATGCATAGGGGTAATAATAAAGGTTGTCCCACGTAGTTAACCGTCAAGTATGGCGATTTCGGACGAATCGGCGTGGTCGGGAAGGCCGCGAAATTTACTTACGGATGCGCCTGTTCTTTTTTGACATGAGCAACCGCGACCTCGAGGAGGCCGAGTAAGACCTATGGCAATCGTCACCAATCGTAGTAATATGGAGCCGACGTCGACGGGCGGCGACGGAAGCGATGGCGAGGACGACGTCCCGCTGGGGACGTTCCTCTACGAGGCGCTGCCGGACTCCGAGATCGATTCGGTTGAATCGGTCCGCGAGCTGCGCGAGCGCGAATGACGCTGTTCGTCGACACGAACATCCTCATCGCGGCGACGGTCGGCGAACCGGAGCGGGGTGAGGTGGCGCGGGATCTTCTCGACGCCGACTACGAGTTCGCGACGACGCTGCTGAACGTGATGGAGTACCGGACGGTCCTGACGAAAAAGAAGAAGTTCGAGCAGGAGCGCGTCGAGGAGCTGATCGATGGGCTGTTCGACCGGATGGACGTGTACGGACCGGAGTCGAGCGACCTCCTCGAGGCGTACGCGATCCAGCGCGAGACGCTGCTCTACACGATGGACACGGTGATCCTCGCGACGTCGAAAGAGGTGGGCGGCCCGCTCGTCACGTTCGATGGCGAGCTTCTCGACAACGGCGCGATCTCCCCGGAGGAGGTCCTCGAGTCCTAAATCGTCTCGAAGTGGTCGTACGTCCGTTCTGTGGTTTGAAGCGAGCGGTGTCGAAGTCGATTCCTGACGTCGTAGAGGATGTTTCCTGTCTCCACGCGTAGCATTCGCCAGGCGAGTGAGTGACGAAGCGTATGCGCTGAGACGTCGTCCGGCCCACCGCGTCCCTCGAACGTGAACGGTCGAATATCAGCTCGTCGAGCCGCGCGCTTGACGACATCGTTCACACCTTTCGGCGACATCCGGGTACTCATCTGGCTGGGGAACAGCGCGTCGACGTCGTCGCGAACCTCGAGGTACGCATTCAGCGTCGCGATCGTCCTGAGATTCTCACCGCGGTCGAGCTCGAACGTGGCCGGTCGCGGGTCCCTATCGTTGGGGTAGCCCTTCTGGATCCGGCTCGGGATCCGGAGCAGTTCGTCGTCGACGTCGAGCATCGCGCGATCGACACCAGAGAGTTCAGCCCGGCGAAGGCCGGTGTCGTAGAGGAGCGTGAGGATCGCGTTGTCTCGTTCAGGGTGACTGCCCTCGAGGACGGCAGCACGCATCGCTTCGACCTGGTCTGGTTTCAACCAGTGGACTTCGTCCGCGTTGCTCATCTGTTTGGCAACCTTCACTGTCACTGTTCTAATAGTGTTCGACTTCGACGTTGGAATCGAACACTTCCACCGGTTCAAGCTCTTGTAATGGACGCCGTCTTGCGATTTTTCCTCGTGGAAGGTAGTTCTGCAGGCGTCAATCCCAGGGGTAGTACGCCGAGATCGGGTCTCCAAATCGCCGATACGCCGACAAATAAATCATATGCTGCTATATGGACTCTGAGGGCGGCATCTCGCTGGAGTCTTATCAAACATCTGGGCCGAGTGTGCGATTAGAGTGTTTGATAAGGTCTGCCGAGCGTCTGACGAGGCTTTATCAACTCTCCGACCTCTTTGCTCTCTTTGAGGCCAGAGAGCTACATGAGAATCGGAGTTACCAACCAGAAAGGAGGAGCAGGGAAGACGACGACCACACTCAACGTCGCCGGCGCGCTCAACCAGCTCGGGAACGACGTCCTCGTGATCGACCTGGATCCGCAGGGCCACGCGACGGAAGGGCTCGGGTTCGAGGACCTCTACGACGATCCCGAACGCGACTCGCTGTTCGACGTCCTCCCCGAACTTGAACGGATGGACGAGCTCGAGCAGCTCGTCGTCGAGCACCAGGAGGTCGACTGCGTCCCGTCGCACGAGACGATGATCAACGCCGAGGACGCCCTGGCGAACGTGATGAAACGAGAGGAGCGCCTCGAGATGCTCCTCGACGACGCCGACGGTCGTTGGGACTACGTTCTCGTCGACTGCCCGCCCAACCTGGGCGTGCTCACCGACAACGCGATCGTCGCGACCGGGAACGTCCTGATCCCAGCGCAGGCGAAGAGCACGAGCATCCGCGCGATCGAGCTTCTCTTCAAGCAGCTCCGCTCGATCGAGTCCGCGTTCGGTCCCGTCGACGAGCTCGCACTCGTCGCGAACGAGGTCGAGGTCGATGGGGAAGCCGATGAGATGATGGCCTGGTTCAGAGACGTCTTTGAAGACAAAGAGGACTGTGCTGTCTTTGAGGTCAGAAAGCGCGTCGCCCTTCAGCGCGCCTGGAACAACGGTGTCTCGATCTTCGAGCACGAGGAGGAGTGCGACATGGAGTCAGTCTACCTCGACGTCGCTCGCCACCTGGAGGGATTCCATGGCTGAGAAGCGCGACCGCAACCCGTGGGAAGATCGCTACGACGATGACGAGGAGGATGCGGAGAACTCGGAGACGTCAGAGAGTTCAAAAGAGACAAAGACATCGGATGTTTCAGAGGCCTCAAAGAGCTCTAAAACCTCAAAAAAGACAAATACAGAAATCACGTCAGAAGGTTCAGAGAGGTCCGGGAAACCGACTGTTAGGGAGCGCAAGAACGTGAATATGTACCTTCCCGAGGACCTAGTGGAGGAGTTACAGGGCCGATTCTTTGAATTGGAAGCAGAGTGGCGTCGTGAGCACGGTGAAGATCTCCCAAAGAACGAGAAGTTCTACCCGGCAGTGATTCAAGCTGCCCTCGAGGAGACCACCGTTCAGGAGCAGCTCGACCTCGACTGACTCGGCGCTCACGTCGATCCGTTTCGGAAGTTTCCGGAAAGTTCCGAAAGTCTTCACTTTCACTCGGCTTGGCTGGTCTTTAAACGGTTATACACCGACTAATATTGTTGCACTCGCTCCCGCGCAAGGAGGCCGTTCGCCCCCGATTTTTTCACCGGGTTAGACCGGCCCTTCGTATTCCCAGTTGTGACCGCCGTTACCGTCCCGTGATACTACATATTTGTAAGGTCCGTGACCATTGCCATTGTTGCAAGTGCAGTCGCTTCCGCACTTGACGCGCCGAATGACGACCGTACCACCACTGTCGTTTTCTTCGACGTCGACAACAGAGTCATCGGATGCGATCTCCTCTGGATCGGGCGGCTGCTCGAGATAGGCTATCAAGTCTTGACAGTACTCGATGATCAATCGAAGCGTTGGAACCGCTTGACGTTGGAGGCCTTCTGCGACGTAGTTCGGGATTTCTTCCGGCGGAGTGGGTTGGTCGTTTTCTGGCATGACCTTATCAAACGTTTAGAGCGCATGTCTAATAAATCTGTTTGATAAGGTCGTAGTGAGTGGCGTCTCGATCGGCGCACGATCAGTCCTCTTCGAGAAGGTCTTCGGGTTTGAGTTCGCCAGCGACAAATCGTCTTCCACGCTCGCTGATCCAATAGGCACCTCCGGAACTTTCCAACAGATCGTGTTTCGCCAGCGAGCGGCAGCGCTGTCCCACCCAATTTGACGTGTATGGAACGTTCAACGCGATGGACGCAGGTTTCATCCGTGCGCCATGCGAGGCCATGAAATCCAAGATGTACGGATCGGCAGGTTTCATCCAGGAGACCTCGCGATGCATAAGTCCGACAACACAATTCCTGTTTTTAACCGCGTTGAAGGCAGCTTCTGGTGATTTAATTCCTGATTAGAGTCACCTATATGGGTGAGAAGGTTTATTAGCGGCTGGCTAAATGTTCACGTTGTCGAAGGTAATCGCACGCTACGCTGCCCCCAGAAAGCAGCCGGTGCTGGTATCACCGACCGCGGTTGCCTTCGACGTTAGACGCCTCGTGAAGGCACGT harbors:
- a CDS encoding tyrosine-type recombinase/integrase; this translates as MSKERHAHEDALNETEFQKLLDGAHLLTPPANLEATFVITMSGKLGMRIGEIAHMKRTWVKPDQGLIEVPSHEPCEKGRDGGLCGYCRRQANRTYQNDPENRDLDELLKSYWEPKTEAAERAVPYEFDEDVEDVVSSFFEYYYEVPLSVNTCRRRVKDAAEASDLNRRVYPHALRATAASTHAYEGLNIASMKAMMGWAKLSTAEKYIRISGGRTKRALLEIYG
- a CDS encoding helix-turn-helix domain-containing protein, with amino-acid sequence MTGGDVRGDVEQAEDGLFQPKYRDEDVIDALVEAHPEPLTVGEVADGVGCSETTAHNRLHGLFDDEYPGLETKKVGANARVWWVNPDQLPE
- a CDS encoding class II glutamine amidotransferase; the encoded protein is MCWMSIYRGDDAPERAVAACQQNEQRSGGHSWGVAVAVDGELHRERGVGAMPIDAVDALPEADVALGHTRFATRGEISLRNAHPFEVRDRDGEPVAMLAHNGTWLSAPDVDDRADSWYMARLMESIYCAEPARPFEEIVRATGETTGETMTVLHRDGSAYTYSGRYEITEDDHCVRSSGGTPIPDGVVTKI
- a CDS encoding type II toxin-antitoxin system VapC family toxin, with amino-acid sequence MTLFVDTNILIAATVGEPERGEVARDLLDADYEFATTLLNVMEYRTVLTKKKKFEQERVEELIDGLFDRMDVYGPESSDLLEAYAIQRETLLYTMDTVILATSKEVGGPLVTFDGELLDNGAISPEEVLES
- a CDS encoding tyrosine-type recombinase/integrase, with the translated sequence MSNADEVHWLKPDQVEAMRAAVLEGSHPERDNAILTLLYDTGLRRAELSGVDRAMLDVDDELLRIPSRIQKGYPNDRDPRPATFELDRGENLRTIATLNAYLEVRDDVDALFPSQMSTRMSPKGVNDVVKRAARRADIRPFTFEGRGGPDDVSAHTLRHSLAWRMLRVETGNILYDVRNRLRHRSLQTTERTYDHFETI
- a CDS encoding ParA family protein, whose product is MRIGVTNQKGGAGKTTTTLNVAGALNQLGNDVLVIDLDPQGHATEGLGFEDLYDDPERDSLFDVLPELERMDELEQLVVEHQEVDCVPSHETMINAEDALANVMKREERLEMLLDDADGRWDYVLVDCPPNLGVLTDNAIVATGNVLIPAQAKSTSIRAIELLFKQLRSIESAFGPVDELALVANEVEVDGEADEMMAWFRDVFEDKEDCAVFEVRKRVALQRAWNNGVSIFEHEEECDMESVYLDVARHLEGFHG